CCCGGCCTCGTGGTGCTTGCTCACCCCGAGTGCCCGCCTGAAGTGGTGGCCGAGGCCGACTTTTCCGGTTCGACCGCCGCTATGTCCGACTATGTCGAACGGCAAAAGCCGCCACGCGTCGTGCTGCTGACGGAGTGTTCGATGAGCGACAATGTCGCGGTCAAGCACCCCGAAGTCGAGTTCATCCGCCCCTGCAATTTGTGCCCGCACATGAAGCGGATAACGCTCGCCAATATCCGCGCAGCGCTCGAAGAGAACCGCCATGTTGTAACCATCGAGCCCGAGATCGCTCAGCGCGCGCGGCTGGCGGTCGAGCGGATGCTCGCTGTATGAGCGCCGATGTCCGCAGCTTCTTCGGGCGGCCCATTATCATCGGCGGCGGCATTGCCGGGCTGATGACTGCGCTTCATCTGGCGCCCGAGCCGGTGCTTCTTCTGTCCAGGACGCTACTCGGAACTGACACATCGAGCACCTGGGCACAGGGCGGTCTGGCCGCAGGCCTCGGTGATGACGATGATCCGGCGCTGCATCTTGCCGACACAATTGCGGCCGGGGCCGGGCTCTGCGACAAGAATATGGCAAGCCGCATCCTCCAGGACGCGCCCAGTGCGATCGAGGGGCTTGCCGGCTTTGCGGTCCCCTTCGACCGTACGATCAAAGGGTCGCTGCGACTTGGATTGGAGGCCGCGCACAGCCGACGTCGCATCGTTCATGCGCATGGTGACGGCACGGGGCGTGAGATCATGCGTGCCCTGATTACGGCCGTGCGTTCCACCCCGTCGATTGTTGTCGTTGAGGGTGTGGAAGCGCGCCGGCTGGCGGTGAAGGACAATGCCATCCGGGGCGTCTGGGCGAGCTGTTCGCTAGGATCCGTCTTCTTCGGCTCAAGGCGCGTTGTCCTCGCCACCGGCGGGATCGGCGGGTTGTTTGTCGACACCACCAATCCCTCGGGCAGTTGCGGACAGGGCCTGGCGCTTGCCGCCCGCGCTGGAGCTGTGCTTTCCGACCTCGAGTTCATTCAGTTCCATCCGACCGCGCTTGACGGGCCGGAGCGGCCGATGACGCTGATCAGCGAGGCTGTCCGCGGCGAAGGTGCTGCCCTGATCGACGAGACCGGCCGGCCCTTTCTCCAGGGCGTACAAGGGGCGGAACTTGCGCCCCGCGATGTCCTGGCGCGCGCCGTGTGGAACCATCTTGCCAACGGCCACCGTGTTTTCCTCGACGCGCGAAAGCGGCCCGGCCCGGAATTCGCACGACAATTTCCCACAATTGCATCTGCCTGCTGTGGAGCCGGCATTAACCCCGCGCGCGATCTCATTCCCGTTCGCCCCGCTCAACACTACCACATGGGTGGTGTCGCCGTGGACGGATCCGGCCGCACCTCCGTCAAGGGTCTCTGGGCCTGCGGCGAAGTCGCCTCGACCGGACTGCATGGTGCCAACAGGCTCGCCAGCAATTCCTTGACCGAGGCCGTCGTGTGCGCGCGCTGGGTTGCCGACAGCGTCGCCGGGACCCCTGCCCGCAGAACTAAGCCTGCGTTCGGGAGCGATTACCCATCGCCCGATCCGGCAACCGTGCGTCCTTTCCTGTCGCGCGCACTCGGCATCGTGCGGGATGGTGACGGCTTGAA
Above is a genomic segment from Mesorhizobium shangrilense containing:
- a CDS encoding L-aspartate oxidase, which gives rise to MSADVRSFFGRPIIIGGGIAGLMTALHLAPEPVLLLSRTLLGTDTSSTWAQGGLAAGLGDDDDPALHLADTIAAGAGLCDKNMASRILQDAPSAIEGLAGFAVPFDRTIKGSLRLGLEAAHSRRRIVHAHGDGTGREIMRALITAVRSTPSIVVVEGVEARRLAVKDNAIRGVWASCSLGSVFFGSRRVVLATGGIGGLFVDTTNPSGSCGQGLALAARAGAVLSDLEFIQFHPTALDGPERPMTLISEAVRGEGAALIDETGRPFLQGVQGAELAPRDVLARAVWNHLANGHRVFLDARKRPGPEFARQFPTIASACCGAGINPARDLIPVRPAQHYHMGGVAVDGSGRTSVKGLWACGEVASTGLHGANRLASNSLTEAVVCARWVADSVAGTPARRTKPAFGSDYPSPDPATVRPFLSRALGIVRDGDGLKAAAHALLPLAESKDAASDPAAVGLMIAIAALLREESRGAHYRTDFPHHATVARRSEITLEAALAVARELAHSSVLESVP